GAGCGTGTCCAGCATGTCATCATCCCCGAACCGCTGAACAAGAACCGGATTTGTCTTGGCCATCGCGGCGTCTGGTGGGCCGAGATCGAGACCAAGGGCCGGATCGCCCATGGCTCGATGCCGTTCCTTGGCGATTGCGCGGTCCGCCACATGGGCGCGGTGCTGGCCGAGATGGAGGCCACGCTGTTTCCGCTGCTGGCGGGGCGGCACACCGCGATGCCGGTGGTGCCCGCGGGCGCCCGCGCCGCGACGCTCAACATCAACGCGGTCCATGGCGGCGAGCCCGAGCAGGAGGAGGGTTATGACGGCCTGCCCGCGCCCTGCGTGCCCGACCGCTGCCGCATCACCATCGACCGCCGGGTGCTGATCGAGGAGGATCCCGAGGAGGTCAAGCGCGAGATCCGCGCGCTGATGGAGCGGGTCCGGGCCCGCCGCCCGGGCTTCGACTACGAGATCCGAGAGCTGTTCGAGGTCCGGCCCAGCATGACCGCGCGCGACGCGCCGGTGGTGCGTTCGGTCGAGCGCGCGATCGGCCGGGTGCTGGGCGCCGCCCCCGATTTCGTGGTCTCGCCCGGCACCTATGACCAGAAGCATATCGACCGGATCGGGCGGCTCAGGAACTGCATCGCCTATGGGCCCGGCATTCTCGATCTGGCGCATCAGCCCGATGAATGGGTCGGCATCGACGACATGGTCGAGGCCGCGCAGGTGATGGCGCTGACGCTGTCCGATCTCCTGGGCGGCTGAGCCCGCCTCAGCCCGCCGCCACCGGGATATTGTCGATCAGCCGCACCCCGCCGAGATGCGCCGCCACCAGCAGCCGGGCAGGCACGACAGCGGCGTCGAGCGGCGCCAGGTCGGCGGCCGCGCGCAGCTCGAGATATTCGACCTCGGCAAAGCCCGCGTCCAGGATCGCGGCCCGGGCCCCGGCAAGGGCCTCGCCCGCCCCCGCCCCGGCCTCAAGCGCCTTCCCGGCTCCCGCAAGCGCGCGGTAGAGCGCGGGCGCCACGGCGCGCACATCCCCGGGCAGAAGCGCGTTCCGCGAGGACAGTGCCAGCCCGTCGGGTTCGCGCACCGTGGGGCAGCCGACGATCTCGACGGGAATGTCGAGATCGCGCACCAGCCGCCGCACCACCATCAGCTGCTGATAGTCCTTCTCGCCGAAAAAGGCGCAATCGGCGCCGGTCTGCAGCAAAAGCTTGGTGACGACCGTCGCCACCCCGTCGAAATGACCCGGCCGGTGGGCACCGCACAGCCCCTCGCTGACGCCCGTGACCGAGATCGAGGTCGCGAAACCCGGCGGATAGATCTGATCGGGCGCGGGCACGTAGATCGCATCGACCCCGAGCGGCGCCAGCTTCTCGGCATCGCGCGCCTCGGTACGCGGATAGCGCGCCAGATCGCCCGGATCGTTGAATTGCCTCGGATTGACGAAGATCGTCACGATCACCCGATCGGCGGCGGCCTTCGCAGCCGCGGCAAGGCTCAGATGCCCGGCGTGAAGCGCCCCCATGGTCGGCACCACGGCCACGCGGGCGCCCCCGGCCCGCCACGCCGCCCGAAGCGCACGCAGCTCGGCCAGGCTCCGCAGGATCGGCGCGCTCATGCGCCACCTCCGAGCTCATCGGCAAAGACATGCTCCGGCCCCGGGAAACGCCGCGACCGGACCTCCTCGGCATAGGCCTCGACCGCCGCGCGCGCGGCATCGCCCAGCTCGGCATAGCGCTTGACGAATTTCGGCCGGAAGCCGGTGAAGACGCCCAGCATGTCATCGACCACCAGGATCTGCCCGTCGCAGCCCACCGAGGCGCCGATGCCGATGGTCGGGATCGGAACCGCCGCGGTGATGCGGTCGGCCAGCGCCGCGGGCACCTTTTCCAGCACCACCGCGAAGGCGCCGGCCTCGGCCACCGCTTGCGCCTCGGCCAGCACCCTTGCGCCATCCGCGCCCCGGCCCTGCACCTTGTAGCCGCCGAAGCCCATCACCCCCTGCGGCGTCAGTCCGACATGGCCCATCACCGGAATGCCGCGCGCGGTCAGGAACCGGATCGTCTCGGCCATCGCCGCCCCGCCTTCCAGCTTGACCGCGCCGCAGCCGGTCTCGGCCATCAGCCGCGCGGCATTGCGAAACGCCTGTTGGGGGCTTTCCTCGTAGCTCCCGAAAGGCATGTCGACGACCATCAGGGCATGCGCGAGCCCGCGCGCCACGGCCCGGCCATGCATCAGCATCATCTCCATCGTGACGCCCAGCGTCGATGGCAGCCCATGCAGCACCATGCCCACACTGTCGCCCATCAGAACGACATCGCAGGCGGCATCGACCGCCTCGGCCATCGGCGTCGTATAGGCGGTCAGGCAGACCAGCGGCGTGCCGCCCTTCCTCGCCCGAACCGCGGCCACCGTCATCTGGCGGCTTTCGGCGCTTGCACTCATCCTGTCCTCCCTGGCCCTGCCCCTGGCGGGCCTTATAGCGTGCCGCGGCGCAGAATCCAGTCCGGCGGCGCCGCGCGGGCCTTGCCTTGCCCCCCCGCACGACCTCAGATGGGACCGGAACGGAAAGGAGACCGCAGGATGCGCCCCATTTGGACGACCGCCCTGAACCTCGCCCTCGCGCTGCCCTTCGCGCTGGCCCTTACCATTGCCCCGACCGCTGGGCCGGCGCAGGCCGCGCCGCCGGATACGATCACCATCGGCATGGTGCTCGAGCCGCCCAATCTCGACCCCACCTCGGGTGCTGCCGCAGCCATCGACGAGGTGGTCTATGCCAATCTCTTCGAGGGGCTGACCCGCTTTGCCCCCGACGGCACCGTGGTTCCGGGCCTCGCCGCCAGCTGGGAGGCGAACGAGGCCGCTACCGTCTACACCTTCCACCTGCGCGAGGGCGTGCGCTTCCATGACGGCACCGCGATGGAGGCCGACGACGTGGTCTTCACCCTCGATCACGCGCGCGGACCCGACAGCACCAACGCCCAAAAGGCGCTGTTCGAGGGCATCGAAAGCGTCACCGCACCCGACCCGCTGACGGTCACGGTGACGCTTGCCCGGCCCGACGGCGCCTTTCCCTTCAAGATGGCCTGGGGCGATGCGGTGATCGTCGCCCCCGAAACCGCCGGAACCGAGGCCTCCGCCCCGGTCGGCACCGGCCCGTTCCGGTTCGAGCGCTGGGTCCATGGCGACCGGGTCGAACTGCTGCGCAACCCCGATTACTGGGGCCCGGCCCCGGCCCTGGCCCGCGCCACCTTCAAGTTCATCCCCGATCCGAACGCGGCCTTCGCGGCGATGATGGCGGGCGATGTCGACGCATTCCCCAATTTTCCAGCCCCCGAGACGCTGCCGCAATTCGAGGCCGATCCGCGGTTCCGGGTGATCGTCGGCACGACCGAGGGCGAAACCATCCTCGCGCTCAACAACCGCCGCCCGCCGCTCGACAATATCCGGGTGCGCGAGGCCATTGCCCATGCCGTCAACCGGCAGGACATTATCGACGGCGCGATGTTCGGCTATGGCACGCCCATCGGAACCCATTTCGCGCCGCATCATCCCGATTATGTCGACCTGACCGACCTGTCGCGACACGACCCGAAAAAGGCCCGCGCGCTTCTGGCCGAGGCGGGGCAGACAGACCTCACCCTGCGCCTGGCGCTGCCCCCGCCCAGCTATGCCCGCCGCGGCGGCGAGATCGTGGCCTCCGAGCTTCGCGCGGTCGGGATCGAGACCGAGATCGTCAATCTGGAATGGGCGCAATGGCTCGACCAGGTCTTCCGGCGCCATGATTTCGAACTGACGATCGTCAGCCATACCGAGCCGATGGATATCGGCATCTATGCCCGGCCCGACTATTATTTTGGCTATGACCGGCCGGACTTCCCGGCGCTGATGGACCGGCTCGCAGGCGCCACCGATCCGGCCGAGCGCTCGGAAATCCTGAAGGCGGCGCAACGGATGATCGCCGAGGATTACGTCAACGTCTATCTCTTCCAACTCGCCAAGACCGGCGTCGCCAATGCGAAGCTCGAGGGGCTATGGGAGAACGCACCGACCCAGGCCAACGACCTGACCGCCGTGCATTGGACCGACTGATCAAAACGAGCGCCTGCGGCGCAAGCCTTTTGGCCTGCCCCTGACGGGGCAGGCGGTCTTTCGGGTATTTGATCCAAGAAGAAACCGCAGATGTCTTCTTCTTGGTCCAAATACCCATGACGCAACCTCAGCGACCGCGCGGTGAGCCCGCCCCTCAGTCGATCACGTTGAAGCCGGGCCCGTAGGGATAACCGGTGATGTTTTCCGCCCCGTCCCCGGTGACGATCAGGATGTCATGTTCGCGGTAGCCACCGGCGCCTGGGCGGCCCTCGGGAATGGTCAGCATCGGCTCCATCGAGATCACCATCCCCGGTTCGAGCACGGTCTCGATATCCTCGCGCAGCTCCAGACCGGCCTCGCGGCCATAGTAATGCGACAGGATCCCGAAACTGTGACCATAGCCGAAGCTGCGATATTGCAGCAGGTCGCTCTCGGCGAGGAAATCATTGATGCGATGGGTGATCTCGGCACAGGAGGCACCCGGTTTCAGCAGCGACATGCCGTATTCATGGGCCGCCAGATTGGCCTCCCACAGTGCGAGCTTAGCCGGGTCGGGCTCGCCCAGAACCATGGTCCGCTCGAGCGCGGTATAATAGCCCGAAATCATCGGGAAGGCGTTCAGCGACAGCAGGTCTCCGCGCTGAAGAACGCGACCGGTCAGAGGAGTATGGGCGCCGTCGGTATTCGGCCCCGACTGGAACCAGACCCAGGTGTCGCGATATTCGGCCTCGGGGAAACGCCGCGCGATCTCCAGTTCCATCGCATCGCGCCCCGCCATCGCCACGTCGATCTCGCGCGTGCCCGCCCGCACCGCCGCGCGGATGGCATGGCCGCCCAGATCGGCCACCGCCGCCCCGGCCCGGATCAGGTCGAGCTCGGCCGGGCTCTTGCGCATCCGCTGCTCCATGGTCGCAGGCGCCAGGTCGACCATGGCCGCGGGCGCGAGGAAGCTCTCAAGCTCCTCCCGCCGGGCCAGCGTCAGGTGGTCGGCCTCGATCCCGAGCCGACGGCCCTGCCCCGCGACATGGGCCACCGCGCGCCAGAAATTGTCGCGGGCCCAGTCGGTATAGGTCAGCGCTTCGCCATGGCAGCGCCGCCAGGGCTGGCCCGCATCGATGCCCGCGCCGATCAGGACCGAGCCCGAGGCGGTCACCACCAGCGCATAGGGCCGGCCGAAGCTGCAATAGAGAAAGCCCGAATAATAGGCCACGTTCTGCATCGAGGTCAGGACCGCGACCTCGGCGCCGGTGGCGTCCATCGCGCTGCGAAGCCCCATCAGGCGGGTGTCGTATTCCTCGGACGAGAATGGCAGCGGCGCCTTCTTTTCCCCGGGAAAACGGTAGAAGGCGGGGCGGGGATCGGATCGGGTCATGAAAGCTCCCTCGGCAAGTGTCCCGGCACGCGGCCGGGGCATCGGATCTTCCCGGCGTACAGGAGAACAGGCGGCAAGCGCCGGGCATCGGGGCGAAACGCCCCCCGCGCACGACGCCATCGGCGCGACGCCCGATTGCGAGGATACAGCCGCCGCAGGGTCTGGCAAGGGGGCCGACGCGACAGCGATTGCACTGGCGCGGCCCCCGCCCCTTGGCCTAGTTTCGGCGCCATGCTGCGGTATGCCCTGACCCGCCTCCTGTCGCTGTCGCTGAGCCTGGTCGCCGCCAGTCTCGCGATCTTTGCGGCCATCGAGGTGATCCCGGGCGACCCGGCCGCCTACATGCTGGGGCTGAACGCGGCGCCCGAGACGGTGGCGGCGCTGCGCGACGAGCTGGGGCTGTCGGGCACGCTCTGGACGCGTTATCTCGACTGGATATCGGGGCTTGCGACCGGCGACATGGGGCTGTCCTATACCTATCGCGTGCCGGTCGCCGATCTGGTGACCGAGCGGCTCGCCGTGTCGTTGCCGCTCGCGGCCTATGCGCTGGCGCTGTCGACCGCCATCGCGCTGCCGGTCGGGCTCTGGGCCGCGGCGCGGCGCGGGCGGGCGGCCGATCTGGGGATCATGGCGGCGACGCAGCTGGGCATCGCGGTGCCGAATTTCTGGTTCGCGATGCTGCTGGTGCTGGTCTTCGCGGTCAAGCTGCGCTGGGTCTCGGCGGGGGGCTTTCCGGGCTGGGAGGCGGGGCTGGGCACCGGCATCAGGGCGCTGACCCTTCCGGCCGTGGCGCTGGCCCTGCCGCAGGCCGCGATCCTCGCCCGGGTGATGCGCTCGGCGCTGATCGAGACATTGGGGCAGGACTATATCCGCAGCGCCCGGGCCAAGGGGCTGAGCCGGGCCCAGGCGCTGCGACGCCATGCCTTCCGCAACGCGCTGATCCCGGTCCTGACCATCCTCGGGCTGCAATTCTCCTTTCTGCTGGCGGGGGCCATCATCATCGAGAACGTGTTCTTCCTGCCCGGGCTCGGGCGGCTGATCTTCCAGGCCATCACCCAGCGCGACCTGATCGTGGTCGAAAGCGTGGTGATGCTGCTGGTCTTCGCGGTGATCCTTGTCACCTTCCTCGTCGACCTGGCCTATGCCGCGGTCGATCCGCGGCTGAGGCGCCGATGAGCGCAAGACCGAACCTGATCGCGGGCGGCGTGCTCAGCGGCACCGTGCTGGCACTGGCGGCGCTGTCGCTGGTCTGGGTGCCGCATGACGTCGCCGCGCTGAACATCGCCGAGCGGCTGCGCCCGCCCGGCGGCCCCCATCTGCTGGGAACCGACCATCTGGGCCGGGACATGCTGTCGATGCTGATGGTGGGCGCGCGGTCCTCGATCGCGGTGGCACTGGTCGCGGTCGGCATCGGCATGGGCGCGGGTGTGCCGCTTGGGCTGATGGCGGCGGCAGCCCGCGGCAGCTGGCTCGACGAGCTGGTCATGCGCATGAACGACCTGATCTTCGCCTTCCCGGCACTGGTGATCGCGATCCTGATCACCGCCATTCTCGGCCCCTCGGCGCTGAACGCGATCCTGGCCATCGGCATCTTCAACATCCCGGTCTTCGCCCGGGTCACGCGCGGCGCCGCGCTCAGCCTCTGGACGCTCGACTATATCCGCGCGGCCGAGCTGGCCGGCAAGGGCCGGGTCCGGATCAGCGCCGAGCATGTCCTGCCCAATATCGTCAACCTGCTGATCGTGCAGGCCACGATCCAGTTCAGCCTCGGCATCCTCGCCGAGGCGGGGCTGTCCTATGTCGGGCTCGGGGCGCAGCCGCCGACGCCCAGCTGGGGCCGGATGCTGGCCGAGGCGCAGACCATGATCTACAGTGCGCCCCGGCTCGCGATCCTGCCGGGGCTGGCCATCGTGCTGACCGTTCTGGGGCTGAACCTGCTGGGCGACGGGCTGCGCGACGCGCTCGACCCGCGGCTGAGGAGAACGACCCGGTGATCGAGATCGAGCGGCTCAGCGTCAGCATCGGGGGGATGCCGGTGCTCCGGCAGGTCTCGCTCGGGATCGGCCGGGGAGAAATCGTGGGGCTCGCGGGCGAAAGCGGCTCGGGCAAGTCGATGACCGCGCTCGCGCTGATGCGGCTTCTGCCCGAGGGCGCGCGGGCCGAGGGCCGGATCCGGCTTGACGGGCGCGACCTGATGGATCTGTCCGAACAGCAGATGTGCCGGCGGCGCGGCCGCGATCTGGCGATGATCTTCCAGGAGCCGATGACCGCGCTGAACCCGGTGCAGAGGATCGGCGATCAGGTCGCCGAGACGCTGATCGTGCATGGCGAGGCGACCCGGGCCGAGGCCCGGCGCGCTGCCGCGCGGCTCCTGCACCGGGTCGGGCTGCCGCCCGAGCGGTTTCCACCCGGCCGTTTCCCGCATGAGTTGTCGGGCGGCCAGCGCCAGCGGGTCTGCATCGCCATGGCCATCGCGCTGCGCCCGCAGCTGCTGATCGCGGACGAGCCGACCACCGCGCTCGATGTCACCACCCAGGCGCGGATCCTCGATCTGCTGAAGGCGCTGGTGGCCGAGACCGGCATGGGGCTTCTGCTGATCACCCACGATCTGGCGGTGATCTCGGGGCTGGCCCACCGGCTGGCGGTGATGCGCGCGGGCGAGATCGTCGAGGAGGGCCCCGCCGCGACCGTGCTGACCGCCCGCCGCCACCCCTATACAAGCGCGCTCGTCGCCGCCTCGGCGCACAGCCCTGCGACCGTCCCGCCGCCACCCGGCCCGCCGCTGCTGGAGGTCCGGGACGCGGTGCGAACCTATCCCGGCCCGCGTCGCGGCCTGATCGGCCGGACCCCGCCGCAGCGCGCGGTCGACCGCGTCAGCTTCGCGATCGCGCGCGGCGAAAGCCTCGGGCTCGTGGGCGAATCGGGATGCGGCAAATCGACCCTGGCGCGCGCCGTCTTGGGGCTCGAACCGCTTCAGGACGGCGAGATCCGGCTTGACGGTACCGCGATCCGGGCCGGATCGCCGGTGCCCGGGCAGGTCCGGCGCAGGATGAACGCGGTCTTCCAGGACCCTTATGGCAGCTTCAATCCGCGCCACAGCGTCGCCCGGCTGATCGCCGAGCCGTTCCATCTGACCGGTCGCCCGGCCGATGCCGCGGCCCGGATCGACGAGGCGCTGCTGGCCGTGGGGCTGGATCCGACAGACCGCACGCGCTTCATCCATGAATTTTCGGGCGGCCAGCGGCAACGGATCGCCATTGCCCGGGCCCTGATCGCCCGACCCGACCTGATCGTGCTTGACGAGGCGGTCTCGGCGCTTGACGTTCGGGTCAGGGCACAGATCCTCGACCTTCTGGCGGATCTCAGGGCGCGTTTCGGCCTGTCCTATCTTTTCATAAGTCACGACCTCTCGGTGGTCAGGTCGATCACCGAACGGGTCCTTGTGATGAAGGCCGGCAGGATCGTAGAGGAGGGGGCGACAGAAAAGGTGCTGCACGACCCGGCACATGCCTATACCAAGGCGTTGTTGGCCGCCGCGCCGAAGCTGAAGGAACCGGATTAGACACATATGCGCGAGCTTTGGTTCGAAACCGACCGCTGCTTCATCGGCGGGGTCTGGCAACCCCCTGCCAGCCGGGATTTTCTCGCCGTCGAGAACCCCTCGACAGGGGCGCCGATCGGCTCGATCGCGCGCGGCAAGGTGGCCGATATCGACGCTGCGGTCACCGCCGCAGACGAGGCCCGCCAGGGCCCCTGGGGCCGGATGACCGCGACCGAGCGCGGGCGGGTGCTGACCCGGATCGGCCAGTTCGTGCGCGGCCGGGCCGAGACGCTGGCGCGGATCGAGGCGACCGATGTCGGCAAGCCGCTGACCCAGGCGCGCAGCGATGCGATGACGCTGGCGCGCTATCTCGAATTCTACGGCGGCGCCGCCGACAAGGTGACGGGCGAGACGATCCCCTACATGGAGGGCTATACCGTCTACACCCTGCGCGAGCCGCATGGGGTGACCGGCCATATCGTTCCCTGGAGCCACCCGATGCAGATCATCGGGCGCTCGGTCGGGGCGGCGCTGGCGATGGGCAATGCCTGCGTGCTCAAGCCCGCCGAAGAGGCCTGCCTGACCGCGCTGGCCTTTGCCAAGCTGGCCGAGGAGGCGGGCCTGCCCGACGGCGCGCTGAACGTGGTGCCCGGGCTCGGCGACGAGGCGGGCGCGGCGCTCGCCTCGCATCCCGGGGTCGATCATATCTCGTTCACGGGCTCGCTCTCGGTCGGGCGCAAGGTACAGGCCGAGGCCGCGCGCCATGTCGCCCCGGTGACGCTCGAACTCGGCGGCAAGTCGCCCCAGATCGTCTTTGCCGATGCCGATCTCGAGGCGGCGCTGCCGTTTCTGGTCAATGGCGGTCTGCAGAATGCGGGCCAGACCTGTTCGGCCTCGTCGCGCATCCTGGTCGAGCGGCGGCTCTATGACGAGCTGGTCGAGCGCATGGCCGGCGCCTATCGCGGGCTCTGGGTCGGGCCCGCGCTCGAGGATCTCAATCTCGGGCCGCTGATCTCGTCCCGGCGGAAGGAGATCGTGCTGGATTACCTGAAGAAGGGTCAGGATCTCGAGACCGCGGCCGAGGGCCGGATCATCGGCAATGCCCCGGCGGGCGGCTATTACGTGGCGCCGCGGCTGCTGACCCGGGTGCCGCAGACGCACCGGCTGGCGCAGGAAGAGATCTTCGGCCCGGTGCAAGTGGTGATCCCGTTCGGCGACGAGGACGAGGCCGTGGCCATTGCCAACGGCACCGGCTACGGGCTGGTTGCCGCGGTCTGGACCCGCGACGGCGCGCGGCAGATGCGGATGGCCCGGAACCTGCGCGCGGGACAGGTCTATCTCAACAATTACGGTGCGGGCGGCGGGGTCGAACTGCCCTTCGGCGGCATCGGCCTGTCGGGGCACGGCCGCGAGAAGGGATTTCAGGCTTTGTACGGTTTTTCGGTGCTGAAGACGGTGGCCGCGCGCCATGGCTGAGACTGTTTCGGTGACAGAGCTGACCCCCGCCGACCTGTCGGAAACGCCGCTTCTGCGCGACCACATGGCCCCGCCGGAGGCCCGCGATGCGCGCTACGAGGCCAATTATGACCGCACCACCTTGTGGTACGACGCGTTCTGGCGCGAGGATCGCGGCGAGGTAATGGTGATCGCGCCCCTGCTTCTCAATCTGGCCCGGCCGCTGTCGCAGGCCCGGATCCTGCTGGACGGCCGCCCCGTCAGGTTGCGCCGCCGCCGGTTCCAGCGCCACGAGATCTGGCGCTTGCCCGCACCCGCGCGCCCCGAGCGTCTGCGCGTCGAGGGCCAGGGCTGGGCGGTTGAAGCGGCGGTCGGACGCACACGGCCCGAGCGCTTTGCCGGACGCAACGTGCTGTTGACGATTTCGCGCAACAATGACCTGCAATGGGTCCGCGATTATGCGCTGTTCCACCGCAAGACGCAGGGGGCCGAGGCCATCCTGTTCATCGATAACGGATCGGACGCCTATGCCCCCGGCGATATCGCGCGCGTCATCGGGGAGACCGGGCTTGCCGCCCATGTGATCTCGGCGCCCGTACCCTATGGCCCCGTGATCCGGGGCATCTCGAACCCGCACCGGGGCAAGTTCTTCCGCTCGGCCATGATGAACCTTGCCCGGCTGCGGTATCTGTATGGCGCGCGCGCCGTTCTGAATTCCGATATCGACGAGCTGATCTGGTCGGAGGGCCGCAGCGTCTTCGACATGGCCGCGGCCCATCCCATTGGTTTCGCGCCCTTTCGCGGACGCTGGCGGGTACCGGGTCCGGACGCGGAGCCGCCGCTGCGGCATGCCGACCATTTCGTCCTGCCCGAACAGAACGTCTCCTGCCCGATCAAATACGCGGTCGCGCCCGGACGGCTTGCGGGCCGGTTCAACTGGGATGTGCACCGGCTCGAGCGGCTGCCGTTCAAGCACCGCTTCCTGCGGCAGGATGCCGGTTACTGGCACTGCGCGGCGGTTTCGACCGGATGGAAATCCGGCGTGCGGCTGACGATGCCGGGCAGCGACGACTTCGATGCGCCGCTGAAGGCGCTGCTAGAGGACGTGCTGGGCGGCGGACGGGCACCGTCCTGACGCCGGGCTTCCTTCGGGCCGCGTGTCATGGGTATTTTCGCCAAGAAGAAGACGGAAGGAGCGCGATGCGGCCGGGACCACGGAACCTTGTGACCGATGTGGCCGGCCTGAGGGTCGGGCAGGCCGGGGATGCGCGGGTGAAGACCGGCGTGACCGTTTTGCTGGGCGACGCGCCCTTCGTGGCCGGGGTGCATGTGATGGGCGGCGCGCCCGGCACCCGCGAGACCGATCTGCTGGCGCCCGACCGGCTGGTGCAGGAGGTCGATGCGCTGGTGCTCTCGGGCGGTTCGGCCTTCGGGCTCGATGCCGCGGCGGGCGTGACCGAGGGGCTGCGCGCGATGGGCCGGGGCTTCGAGGTGGCCGGGCAGCGGGTTCCGATCGTGCCGGGCGCGATCCTGTTCGATCTGGCCAATGGCGGCGACAAGGACTGGGACGAGGCGCCCTATCGCGCGCTTGGCCGGGCGGCGCTGGCGGCGGCCTCCGAAGAGATCGAGCTGGGCAGCGCGGGCGCGGGGCTGGGCGCCACCACGGCCGATCTGAAGGGCGGGCTGGGCTCGGCCTCGATGGTGCTGGACAGCGGCATCACCGTCGGCGCGCTGGTCGCGGTCAATGCGCTGGGATCAGCGGTGATGGGCGGCGGGCCGGAATTCTGGGCCGCGCCCTTCGAGATCGGGGCCGAATTCGGCGGGCGCGGTGTGGGCCGGCACGACCCCTGCGCCGAGCCGCGGCCCGAGGCGGCGCTGG
The genomic region above belongs to Rhodovulum sulfidophilum DSM 1374 and contains:
- a CDS encoding aldehyde dehydrogenase family protein, which translates into the protein MRELWFETDRCFIGGVWQPPASRDFLAVENPSTGAPIGSIARGKVADIDAAVTAADEARQGPWGRMTATERGRVLTRIGQFVRGRAETLARIEATDVGKPLTQARSDAMTLARYLEFYGGAADKVTGETIPYMEGYTVYTLREPHGVTGHIVPWSHPMQIIGRSVGAALAMGNACVLKPAEEACLTALAFAKLAEEAGLPDGALNVVPGLGDEAGAALASHPGVDHISFTGSLSVGRKVQAEAARHVAPVTLELGGKSPQIVFADADLEAALPFLVNGGLQNAGQTCSASSRILVERRLYDELVERMAGAYRGLWVGPALEDLNLGPLISSRRKEIVLDYLKKGQDLETAAEGRIIGNAPAGGYYVAPRLLTRVPQTHRLAQEEIFGPVQVVIPFGDEDEAVAIANGTGYGLVAAVWTRDGARQMRMARNLRAGQVYLNNYGAGGGVELPFGGIGLSGHGREKGFQALYGFSVLKTVAARHG
- a CDS encoding P1 family peptidase, with amino-acid sequence MRPGPRNLVTDVAGLRVGQAGDARVKTGVTVLLGDAPFVAGVHVMGGAPGTRETDLLAPDRLVQEVDALVLSGGSAFGLDAAAGVTEGLRAMGRGFEVAGQRVPIVPGAILFDLANGGDKDWDEAPYRALGRAALAAASEEIELGSAGAGLGATTADLKGGLGSASMVLDSGITVGALVAVNALGSAVMGGGPEFWAAPFEIGAEFGGRGVGRHDPCAEPRPEAALGQSTTIAIVATDAALTQAQATRMAVAAHDGMARALVPSHTPFDGDLVFAAATGAKPLPGDGFETLRLGHAAAICLARAIARGVYLARPAPGDPKPCWQDRFGA